The Tamandua tetradactyla isolate mTamTet1 chromosome 8, mTamTet1.pri, whole genome shotgun sequence genome includes a window with the following:
- the LOC143643587 gene encoding olfactory receptor 52P1, producing MPSSLHQTNVSPNHTGLDSSVFFLLGIPGLEQFYLWLSFPVCCLGTVTVVGNITILVIVISEPALHKPVYLFLCMLSTIDLAASLSTVPKLLAIFWYGAGHISTSACLTQMFFIHAFCMMESTVLLAMAFDRYVAICHPLRYTTVLTDTLIARFGVAAMVRGALLMLPCPFLIGRLNFCQGHVIPHTYCEHMAVVKLACGDTKPNRVYGLTAALLVIGVDLFCIGLSYALIVHAVFRLSSHEARTKALGTCGSHVCVILISYTPALFSFFTHRFGHHVPLHIHILLANVYLLFPPALNPMVYGVKTKEIRVKVIRVFQRSQGSGVKASE from the coding sequence ATGCCCAGTAGTCTTCACCAGACCAATGTTTCTCCTAATCACACTGGCCTGGACTCTTCGGTCTTCTTTCTTCTGGGCATCCCAGGACTGGAACAATTCTACCTGTGGCTCTCCTTCCCTGTTTGCTGCCTGGGCACAGTCACAGTTGTGGGTAACATAACCATCCTGGTCATTGTTATCAGTGAGCCAGCCCTGCACAAGCCTGTATACCTTTTCCTCTGCATGCTCTCAAccattgacttggctgcctccCTCTCTACAGTTCCCAAGCTACTGGCCATCTTCTGGTATGGAGCAGGACATATTTCTACCTCTGCATGCCTGACACAGATGTTCTTCATTCATGCCTTCTGCATGATGGAGTCCACTGTGCTGTTGGCCATGGCCTTTgatcgctatgtggccatctgtcacccactTCGCTATACCACTGTCCTTACAGACACTCTCATTGCCCGCTTTGGGGTGGCAGCAATGGTGCGGGGTGCCCTGCTCATGCTTCCATGTCCTTTCCTTATTGGGCGTTTGAATTTCTGCCAAGGCCATGTGATCCCACACACATATTGTGAGCACATGGCCGTGGTGAAGCTGGCATGTGGAGACACCAAACCTAACCGTGTGTATGGGCTGACAGCAGCACTGTTGGTCATTGGGGTTGACTTGTTCTGTATTGGTCTCTCTTATGCCCTCATTGTACATGCTGTCTTTCGCCTCTCATCTCATGAGGCCCGGACCAAAGCCCTTGGGACCTGCGGTTCCCATGTCTGTGTCATTCTCATCTCTTACACACCggctctcttctcctttttcacCCACCGCTTTGGTCATCATGTTCCACTCCATATTCACATTCTGTTGGCCAATGTCTATCTGCTCTTCCCACCTGCTCTTAACCCCATGGTATATGGAGTTAAAACCAAGGAGATTCGGGTAAAGGTTATTAGGGTATttcagaggagccaaggatctgGGGTCAAGGCATCTGAGTGA